Proteins encoded in a region of the Campylobacter sp. MIT 99-7217 genome:
- the era gene encoding GTPase Era has translation MKSGFVSIIGRTNAGKSSIINALLDAKITLVSHKQNATRRKIKAIIMHNDDQIIITDTPGLHKSDKLLNQMLINSALKSINDCDLILFVVSVFDELKDYEEFLSLEPKVPHLLVLNKVDLVKNEALLKKLSEYAKFSEHFKAIIPFSAKQKTYKKTLLDEVVKHLEEHAYFYDPSFLTPSSEKEIYKDFILEAVFESVSEELPYCVESAIKSIKDTPNALFIEANLITDTPSHKAMLIGKDGLSLKRIGKNARKKIEKLAEKKVMLRLFVQVKKAWQKDENFLKSVLDED, from the coding sequence GTGAAAAGTGGTTTTGTAAGCATCATAGGGCGGACAAATGCTGGCAAAAGTAGCATTATAAACGCTCTTTTAGATGCTAAAATCACCCTTGTTTCTCACAAACAAAACGCCACTAGGCGTAAAATCAAAGCCATCATCATGCATAATGATGATCAAATCATCATCACAGACACCCCGGGACTTCATAAAAGCGACAAGCTTCTTAATCAAATGCTGATAAACTCGGCTCTTAAGTCTATAAATGATTGCGATTTGATTCTTTTTGTAGTAAGCGTTTTTGATGAGCTAAAAGACTATGAAGAGTTTTTGAGCTTAGAGCCTAAAGTGCCTCATTTGCTTGTTTTAAATAAGGTTGATTTGGTCAAAAATGAAGCCTTGCTTAAAAAGCTTAGCGAGTATGCTAAATTTAGCGAGCATTTTAAGGCTATCATTCCCTTTTCTGCTAAGCAAAAAACCTATAAAAAAACACTGCTTGATGAAGTGGTAAAGCATTTAGAAGAACATGCTTATTTTTATGATCCAAGCTTTTTAACCCCAAGTAGCGAAAAAGAAATTTATAAGGATTTTATCTTAGAAGCTGTTTTTGAAAGCGTGAGCGAGGAGCTTCCTTACTGCGTTGAAAGCGCGATAAAAAGTATAAAAGACACTCCAAACGCCCTTTTTATAGAAGCAAATTTGATCACAGACACGCCCTCGCACAAAGCCATGCTCATAGGAAAAGACGGCTTAAGTCTTAAACGCATAGGCAAAAATGCAAGAAAAAAAATAGAAAAATTAGCCGAAAAAAAGGTTATGCTAAGGCTTTTTGTGCAAGTTAAAAAGGCTTGGCAAAAAGATGAGAATTTTTTGAAAAGCGTTTTAGATGAAGATTAG
- the hslU gene encoding HslU--HslV peptidase ATPase subunit, with the protein MNLTPKEIVKFLDDYVIGQKNAKKIIAIALRNRYRRMKLAPEIQDDIMPKNILMIGSTGVGKTEIARRLAKMMGFPFVKVEASKYTEVGFVGRDVESMVRDLANAAMNLIKKEQQDKNQDKIDEYIENKILEKLLPPLPKGVSDEKQNEYKNSLEKMREKLRKGDLDESMIELEISQNMFDTNPNLPPEMGAMQDIVKVIGVGSKKVKKELKIKDAKNALSSEASEKILDLESIKGEALKRVENEGIIFIDEIDKVAVSSGNSSRQDPSKEGVQRDLLPIVEGSVVQTKIGNVKTDHILFIAAGAFHLSKPSDLIPELQGRFPLRVELDSLDDKALYEILTRPKNSLLKQYTELLKTESVELKFDDEAIKEIAKIASKANEEMQDIGARRLHTVIEKLLEDLSFEADSYAGQSFVVSKEMVQEKLGDIVENKDLARYIL; encoded by the coding sequence ATGAATTTAACCCCAAAAGAGATTGTAAAATTTTTAGATGATTATGTGATCGGACAAAAAAATGCTAAGAAAATCATCGCCATAGCTTTAAGAAATCGCTACCGCAGAATGAAGCTTGCACCTGAAATTCAAGATGATATCATGCCAAAAAATATCCTGATGATAGGCTCAACCGGCGTTGGTAAAACAGAAATCGCAAGGCGTTTGGCTAAGATGATGGGCTTTCCTTTTGTTAAGGTTGAGGCGAGCAAATACACTGAAGTTGGCTTTGTTGGGCGTGATGTTGAAAGCATGGTAAGAGATCTTGCAAATGCTGCTATGAATTTAATCAAAAAAGAACAACAAGATAAAAATCAAGATAAAATCGATGAATATATAGAAAATAAGATCTTAGAAAAGCTTTTGCCCCCTTTACCAAAGGGCGTTAGCGATGAAAAACAAAACGAATACAAAAACAGCCTTGAAAAAATGCGTGAAAAGCTTAGAAAAGGCGATTTAGATGAAAGTATGATCGAGCTTGAAATTTCTCAAAATATGTTTGATACTAATCCAAATTTACCGCCTGAAATGGGTGCTATGCAAGATATAGTCAAAGTTATTGGCGTGGGCAGTAAAAAGGTTAAAAAAGAACTTAAGATAAAAGATGCTAAAAATGCTTTATCAAGCGAAGCAAGTGAAAAAATCCTTGATCTTGAGAGCATTAAAGGCGAAGCCTTGAAAAGAGTGGAAAATGAGGGCATTATCTTTATCGATGAGATTGACAAAGTCGCTGTGTCAAGTGGTAACTCAAGCCGCCAAGATCCAAGCAAAGAAGGCGTGCAAAGGGACTTGCTTCCTATCGTTGAAGGAAGCGTGGTGCAAACAAAAATTGGCAATGTCAAAACCGATCATATCCTTTTTATCGCAGCTGGAGCTTTTCATCTTAGCAAGCCAAGCGATTTGATCCCTGAGCTTCAAGGGCGTTTTCCTTTGCGTGTCGAGCTTGATAGCCTTGATGATAAGGCTTTATATGAGATCTTAACACGCCCTAAAAACTCGCTTTTAAAACAATACACCGAGCTTTTAAAAACAGAAAGCGTGGAACTTAAATTTGATGATGAGGCTATAAAAGAAATAGCTAAAATCGCCTCAAAAGCAAATGAAGAAATGCAAGATATAGGCGCTAGAAGACTTCACACCGTGATAGAAAAATTACTTGAGGATTTAAGCTTTGAGGCTGATTCTTATGCTGGACAAAGCTTTGTTGTAAGCAAGGAAATGGTGCAAGAAAAATTAGGCGATATAGTAGAGAATAAGGATTTGGCAAGGTATATTTTGTGA
- the hslV gene encoding ATP-dependent protease subunit HslV, giving the protein MFHATTILAYKGKNKSVIGGDGQVSFGQTVLKGNAVKIRKLNNGKVLAGFAGSTADAFNLFDMFENLLSSSKGDLLKAAIDFSKEWRKDKYLRKLEAMMLVLDREHIFLLSGTGDVVEPEDGQIAAIGSGGNFALSAARALAKHTNLDEEILVKDSLMIAGEICIYTNTNIKTFVIEDTKE; this is encoded by the coding sequence ATGTTTCACGCAACGACGATTCTAGCTTATAAGGGTAAAAATAAATCAGTTATCGGCGGAGATGGTCAGGTAAGCTTTGGACAAACCGTGCTTAAGGGCAATGCTGTTAAGATAAGAAAGTTAAATAATGGCAAGGTCTTAGCAGGCTTTGCAGGAAGCACGGCTGATGCTTTTAATCTCTTTGATATGTTTGAAAACTTGCTTTCAAGCTCGAAAGGCGATTTGCTCAAAGCTGCCATTGATTTTTCAAAAGAATGGCGTAAGGACAAATATCTTAGAAAACTTGAAGCTATGATGTTGGTACTTGATAGGGAGCATATTTTCTTGCTTTCTGGAACAGGCGATGTGGTAGAGCCTGAAGATGGGCAAATAGCAGCCATTGGAAGTGGGGGAAATTTTGCCCTAAGTGCGGCTAGAGCCTTGGCAAAGCACACAAATTTAGATGAAGAAATTTTAGTTAAAGATAGCCTCATGATAGCTGGCGAAATTTGCATTTATACGAATACAAATATAAAAACTTTCGTGATCGAGGATACAAAAGAATGA
- the rplI gene encoding 50S ribosomal protein L9, which yields MKVLLIKDVKGLGKAGEVKEVKDGYGQNFLIGKGFAKAATTEVLRKYESDKKKEAENLRFELANLEKLKDELSKITLVILKPVGANGSLFGGVTKDEIAQALKTQANLEIDKKSLECETLKNIGIHEVSVKLGHSIHAQFKIDIKAE from the coding sequence ATGAAAGTATTACTTATAAAAGATGTCAAAGGCTTGGGAAAGGCTGGAGAAGTAAAAGAAGTAAAAGATGGATATGGGCAAAATTTTCTCATCGGCAAGGGCTTTGCAAAGGCTGCCACAACCGAGGTTTTAAGAAAATATGAAAGCGATAAGAAAAAAGAGGCTGAAAATCTGCGTTTTGAGCTTGCAAATTTAGAAAAACTTAAAGATGAGCTTTCTAAAATCACTCTTGTTATCCTAAAGCCTGTGGGTGCGAATGGAAGTTTGTTTGGTGGCGTTACAAAAGATGAAATCGCTCAAGCTTTAAAAACCCAAGCAAATTTAGAAATCGATAAAAAAAGCTTGGAATGCGAGACCTTAAAAAATATCGGGATACATGAAGTAAGCGTAAAATTAGGACACAGCATTCACGCTCAATTTAAAATCGACATAAAGGCTGAGTGA